The genomic window GCAGGTTCACAGAATGCAGTAGCCCGGACCAACCAGAAGCATCGGAATCGGCAACGGCTATGGGGATCAGCAGCTCCGAAAGAGACAAGGAACCGATATGTGTTGGAACTGCAAAATCATGCGCATAAAACAAAGGAAGAAAGCCTTGCAGTAGTTAGAACTTTGTAACCTTGTGCATCGTTTGAACGAATCTCGGTCCCCCTCGCAAGTTGCTCCAAGCTTTGCACTTTTCTGGGGGCGCCGCGCATCGCTGGAGCCTGCCGCCGACGCGCGCCCATACGCGCTGGCACATGACATGAGCATCCCACTGCCGCAACAGCCGTCGAGCGGCGGAAGGGTTTTGGAGCGGTTATCCAATTGCAACATGTAATTGTCTTTCCAAATGTCTTGGCTCCCGGCAAATTTTTAGTCCCTCCACATCCCCACTCATCGAAATCCTAATTTTTAGCAACTTGCTCATCAATATGCAAGTTTGGTAGCGGGAACAATGTAGCAGTAACTCGTCGAGGTCCTCTCATGGCGATTCCAcgcgaaaaaaaaaacagagaaatgGGGGGAGAAAAGAGGATTTACTGCTACGAGCGTTAGAGTCGAACTCACTTACGCGCGCCGAGAGCGGGTGGAGTAACACGCGACGGAGGGAACGCCGGCGGTCCGCCGTCGGCTTGGCTTAGCGCTCCGGTTCCCCGCAACATTCCGGCGAGGGAGAAGAAAGGAGAGGGGATTTTGTGATGGGCCGGGCCGGAATGTCAGACGAGACAATACCCACTCAGGCCTGGCCGCTTAACAGGCCGATATGGTTGACGCTTAATCGTGTTATTAAAACTGTGATTTGGCCATATGATTTTACTTATGATCTTAATTGACAAAGCTGTTTAATTATCCGATCCTTAACAGAGTCTACTTTTCCATAATTTTTACGGGAACTCGAAGAACGCCCGGCGCGTTGCTATGAAAATCGCCGGTGAAATTATACTACTTATATTTACTAATATGATTAAATAAATACCATAATACATGTTAGTGGATGATTTTTAGCATTCTGATGTGGACAGCTAAATATATGTTAGTAAATGATGTGGTTTGTTAATGTGAATAGCTTTAATGAAGACATAATGGCCTGTGTTAGTTGGATGTGTTAGTAGATGCTTATGTGGACACTTTATATGATGAGATAGTTGAATGTGTTAGTGAAATATTCTAGTGGATGCTGATGTGGATACTTTGCATGACAAGATAAATTGCTAATGAGTTTATCTTCATAAGATATATAGATTCTCTGGGTTTTTTTCGTCCGCCCAGACATATCCGTCTAGACTCCCCTATTCTCGGGCCTACGCAATCGGCCCAGCAGGCCTACTTCGCTCCACCTTAAGTGTGTTTTACGGATTCTCGAAAAAAAGACAACAACACTTTCCTTCCCCCACAGCCGTAGGCATGCGACTACCGCTCACCAGCCGCACGCATGTGACCGCCCCCATCCACCTCACACCTTCTCTAGCCCGACGGCCTTCTCTAGCTCGGGGGCCTTCTCCAGCATGGAAGCGCCGCACCTGGACCCCATCCCGCACTCCTTTgtgcccccatccacctcgcaCCGTCGTGGCCATGACGTGCACCACTGCCTGTCGAAGATACCGCGACAGGAAGGGGAGGCCTGCGCCTACGCCTGGGTATATGTTGGGCAGCTCTCGACATAACCCATATTTGAACTTGCTGGCTACCGTAGTTCCCATCAGGGAGGTTGTGGTCGCTGACGATGCGgtgtttcaagtattttaggcGTTTCatacttatgtttcaagtgtttattgcaaaagtagatctaagaTGTTGCAATGACAATGTACGCATGTTGCAAACCTATGTTTCAAAGTATTTCACATGTTTcggacatatgtttcaagtgttctaTCTGGATGTTATATATGTTGCTATGGCTCTGCACGCATGTTTCAAACCtatattcaagtgtttcatatgcttcatacttatattgcaagtgtttcatctggatgttacagAAGTAGATatgaatattgcatatgttgcaatgcctaTACATGCATGTTTCAAGCAAATGTttgtgtttcatctattttagacgtatgttgcaaatgtttcatttgaATGTTTTAAAAGCAGATCAGAATGTTACACGGCGTCGATGGCTGGCGGACAGCGGCCTGCTGAAGCCGCATGTCGCTGCTGTTGGGGCGCAGCCATGGGTCAACCCATGTGGATTTCCCCATGCGGGCGCGGAGACGTGGGCGCTGGCGCTAGACGGGATGCGAATGCGGGTTTCCCGTGTTGGGCGGGATGCGGGACGTAGGTGTGGGAGCCGCGTCCGGATGCTAGGCTTTCAGTAATTTTTATGTTCGATTTAAAATCTACGATTGTTGCAACCTTGGCAGAGACAGGATTAAAAAAAACCATACACACATACACACTTTACGCAAAGCTGAGACGATCAGACGACGACCAAACAAGCAATCTTTGTAGCCTCGCCTACACAAACTCGGAAGGGCGGGAGGCCGGAGCACAGTTCCGATCATCGCGCGGCATTTGCAACAACGTCGACATGACCCGCTAGTGACGGTGGCGACGCCGCCACCTCGTCCGTGGAGCTGCTGGACGGTTCCGACGCCGACAATGCCGTCGGCGAGCCGTCCCTGGGCTTCTTCGTCGGCGGCCTTGGAACGTCGGGGCACGTGGCGGAGTCGTCCCGCATGCCGGTGTTCTTTGCGACGACCGCGCCGACACGCTGCTGGCGGTCGAGATCTGTCAGACAGAACACGTGTCAGCGGCGCGCGCATGGCATAAGATCCTTCCTAATCCTGGAATGGAAAGCAAAATCAAAGTGCGTAATCTTGGAACTAAGAACGGCAATACAATGTGATCCGGATCGGAGGATGATGTCTGCCGATTGCCTGGCCGCGGTCAGCGGCTGTCGCCCGGAACACCAACCAACCACACGCCGACATCACTTGCTCTCCAGGCAAGTACAGTATGAACGACACCAACTGATCGTGTCCCCATCACAGATTTGCCTCTGCCGGTGTTACCGTCTTATGAAGCAAGAACCAAACCAACATGTTTCTGGGAGAAGTTTGTCCTATTGTTTGCGTGAAGCCACGAACAAGATCGAGTTTTTCAATTTTGGTCGCAGTTTGTCTGCACGAGACCGGGGGCTCACCAACAGCGATTCAGAGTTCAGACATGTTGCTGGTATCCCAGGCTTCAGAAACCTGATGAAGCGAGTGCATTTTCTTTGCTACCATGTGTTCTGCTGCGACCATGGGTACAAGAACTAACAGAGGAATGGACAAAGCAACAAGCTGTGACATGCGCATGATTCTACTGGAAAGATCACATAAGGAACCAAAACCTTTGCTAAGAAAGGTGCAATCATACTGTCATAGGAAGCAACCACTGAACTGAATACTGAACCACAGAAAAAAGAGCGATGCATTCTGAACTGAAGAGCAGGACGAATGGTCACTGTACCTTGAGAAACCCTGGAGGTACCAGTCAACGCAGCAAAGTTGCCCAGGGACGACAAGTCCGAGGACGCCATGATGTCGTTCATCTGCGAGGAAATACAGGACAGAACAAAATTAAATTAAGACTTTACTGATCAGAATTCAGACATTTGGAGAAAAAGTTGCAGCGGCAATGCACTGAATTTTGGTGCCCTGTGCGTTTACCCAGCTTGGAGACGCGCTGCCCGCTGCGCTGTCCCAGCCGATGTGCGTGACGTGCTTCACGTCCGTCGGGTAACCGATCTCCATCTCGTGCTCCTTCACCGCTGCAAGGACGATCCATGGAGGAAACAAACGGGCGACGAAGAGACAAGACGACCATCGTACGTGCATGGCCAAAGTTGAGGTTGAGGATTTCAGACGGGAAAGAAAATAAAATGCCCGCTTACCGAAGATCCGGGAGAAGACCTTGAGGCCCTTGAAGATCCCTTTCACCTTGTACGCCATTGGAGATCGTTCGATGCTGCACGTCCCTTTGAGAACAAGGAGACAGAGGCGAGGACGGTACGCGAGGACAGCCAGCAATCAGCAGTTTCAAAGGCTTTTCCTGCGGCTGACAAAGATATTGCATCAACCAGGTTCTGTGATCGTGAAGAATGAAATAGCATCGATCGCGTGCATAATGATGGATCAGTGATGTGATATGTGTCTGCAGAAGCTTTCATCTGCTAGCTGCATACCTCAAGAGAGTTGTTGGCGATGTGAAAGATTTGGAGTAAACAACAATTCTGTCACCACTCGTGGAGTTCTAGCCTTGATGTATTGAAAGACCTCGAGGAAGCAACAGTTCTGTAGTGTAGGAAAGTAATAGTTTAAGGATGGTAATAATCTTACATTACAAGTCTGAATCATCGTAGAATCCTGTCAACTTATCCACTTTCTTTTGTGATAGTAGACAGCACGATTTACTGGGTTTTGTAGCTGACAGTCTGCCTACTTGTAGATTCACGATTTGTTAACAAATTAGAGAACTGTTTGTAAAAGGTGAGGGCAGGAATATTTTGCAGAGATTTTTATTCAAAAGCCACTGTTTTGATTAGAATTTCCTTGCCGGCCCACAACAAAAATTTCTCCTTCCATCTGCTTCCAGATCCTATCCTTCAGGTAGGCAAAGGCCAAGATATTTTTCACTCGCACTGGAAGGCCAAGATATTTTTCACTCATTGTTTCTTCCTTTGCCCTTTGGTGTTTGTACTGAAAAGGACAGCAGACTTCGCTTTGTTAACCATTTGCCCAGAACAATGCTCGTAGAGATCAAGGATGTTCTGAAGCTGTTGAGCATCCCGATATTTGGTATCTTGACTTGAGATAATAACCAGCCGCTGAGTTTGGTAGTGTCAACAATACCGTAAAAGACTAAAATTACAGGGTTTTCCGTCTCCCTCCCTCTTTTTCACTGCCTGTAGCCTAACCAAGTAACAAGCAAGGTTGCGCGCTGGGGTTGGCTATTGCTCTGAAATTTGGGACCTTTGTTTTAATATAaaattatattatttttattGCGATGATGTTCGCTCATACGGAAACATGTGTGCCTCGTTATTCAGCGTATTATGTTTCTCTACTTCTCACACTTCTTCACAAACCATGCAGTGAATACACTTTTTTCAGACAATACTCAAAAGATTGGCCTGAACACACTTCTTTCTGACCCTATGCAGTTCCAGTCAACAGGAACACTAAGGTAAACAGTCTAAGATGAATAAAAATAAAGCACAAGACAGGCAGAAATATAATAGCCGCCACACAAGAGAGATCACCATGTATTCGCTCCCAATCTTGGGCGTCAGCTAACACAACTAACATTATCTTCTAAGTCCTAACCAGGGGGTGTTACAGAACTAGTTCAGCATTATTCCCAGCTACAATTCGTTTTTTTGCAGACCATTAATTCCTTAGCTACAATTTGTACACAGCTACGTCAAGCAACCATCAGCTCCTACTTAGTGGAAGATGCTTTCGTCtcgttcttcttcctcttcccttCCGGCGATGTCCTGCCCCGCTTCACAGGCTTCTCACCAGCTGGTTTCTTTATGGTGTTGGTAGCATGCAGTGTGGCACATAGGCGCAGTGGTATTCTGGTCCTCCGATGAAACGCTCGTACACAGACATATCCTGCAAAAAATCACCAAGCGGATCTGCCCTGTAAGATTAGACCACAAAAGATTCCcctaaaaagaacaaaaagattAGACCAGAAAAGGAATCGCATGTCATGTCTGTGTCAAACAAACCCGTGGGCCTGGTAACTGGTCTGCAATACTACGCTTTCATAGCATGCAATTTCTATGTCACAAAGCTCATTTGTCTTGCACAGGTTGTTAGATGGATTACATGTTGGATTTTCCGTCTATGATTCTGGGATTTGAACCTATGACCTATGAGCTGAGAGCCTTGAGATGAAGACCAACGACTCagccaaaagaaaagaaaaccaaGAAACGTTCAGAGCCACTTGATACCTTCCTTGAAGCATTCCTGGATATCTTCCCTTGTTTGACCTGAGGTTGATAAGAATTTAAGTTAAATGACTCATCAACAATCATTTCACGGCTGTCTTTCATGTTTATATTTCACTTATATAATACCTTTTGTGATTGAGTGTATAGATGAACCAAAGTATACAACGCTTCTCTTCAGCATCCCAATACATTCCCTAGGTATAGTTATTGGGTTTCGGCTAGATGAGTAATCTGCAAAAACCTACAAAAGGGTATATTTTTTATGGACTAGTGTTCAACCAATCTGGTATGGTATTTGCTTTGATTATTAAAGGCTATATACCTCATTTTCCTGGAAGTAGGTACCATTCAGCGGAAACTTTCCTCTATTTGCTGTCCGACATGGTATCTGCATATTCACATATGCATGGTTAAGGAATAACAAAACAAAACAGAGGGGAACATAACAACTTCAATCAGCAATATCGAGGAAAAATAGTTCAATGGTgagtttagagagagagagagagagagagagcattgtTGTCATTAGAACTATGTAAGAATTTGCATCAACAAAAAGAAGTGATAAGGAGTTGCCAAAGTTTTTTCAATAATTTTTTTAACGCATTTTTCAATAATTTTAATTTAAATCAGAATAAGAATTCTACAGAATTGAAGGGTATGTTTGGATGAAAGAGAACAAAATTCAATATCCTTGGGTTGGTTGGGATGAAAAACGAATTAATTACCCAGCCAACCCCAAGGGATTGGGTTGAAATAAAAACCAGGCCATGGCTGATCCATCAAAGATCAGTAAAGCAGCTGAGAAAAGTCATAGTGGTTGTGACTCCTAAGCAGAACTTTCAGGTCCTGGGTTCAACTCCCGTAGGAGCAAATTTCAGGATTGGTTAGAAATCATAATAGTAGTTGCTCACCAGAACCGTGCCTTCCACTGTGTAGTCATCAGGACAAGAAAGAACCACTAGTAGGTAAGGACACATATCTTCTGGAACTCGGTCTTCGTACTGGTACACAAGCAAATAGGTCACTAGATTAATCAATGTCAgtgtaaaagaaaaatataacTCATAATTGTAGTAAAGTTAAGAATCACACAATATAGCACACCTCTTCTAGGATTAGATGATCATCTGGGAGGACGTATCTACAATAGAAGTTAGAAAAAGAACTTAGAGAGGTGCTGCTGAATTGCTGATTTCTAAGGacaaaattatatcaagaaatCAAAATTACTTACGCATTATGTTCTGTCCTAAGACGACCGAtattttttagttttttatttcggcCAAAGCTACCCTTTGGATTGATGACAGCCAAGTCCTTTCCACGGTTCAGTGTCCAAGAATTACTGTTCAGCACATGCTTGCTTGAACAAATATTTATCTCAGCATCATACTGTACTCCTTCTGGTGCAAAATCTTCAATATCACATGCATAATAATCTTCGTAGGAATCTTCTTGCTCATTAGGTGTTCTGTTGTATTCATATTCTGGGCTTGGTGGCATCTCAATAATTGGCTCGCAATTATGGATGGGTGGTGTTTCTGTAGTGCTGCTTATTGGAATTTGATACTGATACATTTGTTGAGAACTTGGTGTGCAACTCCCAGAAGCAACCATGCTTGCTTGCTGTTCTCCTTGTTCATGTTCATGCTTCTCTGGAAGAGGAAGCGGCTTTCTGAAAACAACAAGAATCTTTCCAACTCAGCAATACAAGCCACAATAATACTGGTTTGAGTTAGGTGAATAGAGGAAGAAATTAATTGTTTTAAAACTAAGGGTTAAGACGGAAAACAACTTGAAGAGTTGAGTGAGAGGTAATCTTTTACTAATTGAAAGCAATAATGAATGAAGTCTACCAAACAagtccccccacccccacccctaaATAAGTCACAAATTTCTTGTCATGGACCCATATCACTGGACGTGGTTTGTAAAACACCTGGGAAAGAGGAAGGTGTGGCAGCTGGAGGATGACTTGCCTCAAAGTAACCTTAATACATTGGATCTAATATATGGAATGCAATCCTTATAATCTGAAAAAATTCTAGAATACAACTTCCTAATTCTCATAACTTAATGGTCAAGTAACAAACTGCGTAACAAAGGTGGACCCATGTTACTGTATGTGGGAATGGAGAAGTCATGGCTGGCTTTGCTCGCTTAACTGGCTGGTTTCCTGACATTCCTTACGATAATTCAGAGCACCCATCTTTCATACTGTCGCAAATGTGATAACTTACAGGAGCACTCTCTTTTCTTTTGGTTTATTATCATCTGATTGGTTCTTTGAATAGGTTTAGTTATGTTGTTAGTAATTAATTTTTGAAAATCTAATCTAAACTAATGGTATCTGATAATACCTATTTGTTATGATATATATTAGTTAAAtggatgctaagtttaaatttaaATGGCATAAAGTTATACAAATACTTAAGGCACAGTCTACAAACAACAATATAAATCTTGAACATACCTGGCAAGTAAACTATTGTAATATATACAACTTGCACTGAAAGGACAAGCTGTGCAGTTTGGATTTTGTTTTGTGCACACTACCTGAATCATGAAATCAATCAACCACAGCCAGAGTTGAAAAATATTCCTAGCAAAACGTAAATATAACTCACTTAGAATATATGCGTACCTTTCCAAAAGTTATCATAAGACAGTGCAGTTCATACCTATTTTTGTACAGGTAGTCAGATGGATATGCTTAGAGACTAAGAGTAACGGTGAAGTGCTACTAATCTTCAAAGGAGATTGTGGACTTACAGCTTTTCCTTATCAATGGTGCACAATCGAGGCCATAAGTACCTTTGTACATCATCCAAGAGCGGATATCTTCACgaaacaaaaaaaggaaatatGGAGAAAATTGTTATTATAACaaaaaaataaggagaaaatTGTTACAATCATATTCTCATATTCAACCTAGACAAATCTTACAGGTTAATTAGATGGAAATCAGCACCGTTTAAGGGCTGAAGTTTGACCCATCCTAGCCTTGTCACTATGCGAGCTACGTTGACATCAACCTGAAATAAGCATGGAGTCAGCATTCGCGCTTGACCGTATTTTCTACAGAATGACAAAGTATAACTTACTGGAAATGCTCTATGCCTCAATGACAAAAGGCAAAGGCAGTCAACACTTTTCACTCCAAACCCATGTATACTGAGCAGAATTTTTCTAGTGccaagaaaataaaaagaataaGTAAATTTTGCGAGATGGAATTCCATTATGCAAGTAGATTGTATATAACTGTGGAAGGGTTTGATTTTCTTGATTCATAACCTGGTAGCAGTTCCCTGCTAAAAATTCCAAGACAATCATCCGATAGTTCTTATACAGTTTTAGACAACCAATTGTTAAGTTGTACTGTGTCCACTAATACAGTTTTCCTAAAAATAATCTAGGTGATAAAAGAAACACTTAACAAAGTTGTTTAATTTTTCACAGGCACAAATACAATAAAAAGGAATATTACTCTTTGAAGATATTTCATTCAACAACAGCCACCACAAAGAATAGAACAAAATGGTGAAGCAATAGGCAGTAGTATATGTACTATGAGCAAAGCCATACTTGGCTTTTTGAGGTGATATAAATCTAAGCCAATCCAAGTCAAAGCTTCCATCTTGAGCTTTCTGTACATGATCGAGAAATTCCTGTAAAAAGGTAAAAGAATGCTTTTAGCACTTTCAtcccaagaataagaaagataaATATGATGACAGGCTAGAAACCCTAGTAAGTGATAAAACTAATATTTCAATCACATTGTTGATAACCTGGTGGTTGTAGAATAGAGAAATACATTTGGTTGTATTGAATAAAGAGTCCACTGTAGATGATACAAGATGTGTCAGTCATTTTCGTTAAAAAGATACTAGTACGTCCATTCCCATACTTACAAAATGCCAAGCATCAAAATGTAATATGCCTTCCAGCATTAAGTATTGTAAGTATATGCCAATTAGAATGCATAGATTAACATCAAATTTTGCAGCGACCAGCAAACTCATAACAATGCTCTATAACACTTGAACAGCCTATCAGGGAGACTAGAGTTCTCACATTTTCTTCCTATAAGAGTTCATTTACCTGCTTCAGTTGGCATAAAAAATCATAA from Miscanthus floridulus cultivar M001 chromosome 11, ASM1932011v1, whole genome shotgun sequence includes these protein-coding regions:
- the LOC136494366 gene encoding CRIB domain-containing protein RIC10-like isoform X2; amino-acid sequence: MAYKVKGIFKGLKVFSRIFAVKEHEMEIGYPTDVKHVTHIGWDSAAGSASPSWMNDIMASSDLSSLGNFAALTGTSRVSQDLDRQQRVGAVVAKNTGMRDDSATCPDVPRPPTKKPRDGSPTALSASEPSSSSTDEVAASPPSLAGHVDVVANAAR
- the LOC136494366 gene encoding CRIB domain-containing protein RIC10-like isoform X1; amino-acid sequence: MAYKVKGIFKGLKVFSRIFGKRAFYFLSRLKSSTSTLAMHVRWSSCLFVARLFPPWIVLAAVKEHEMEIGYPTDVKHVTHIGWDSAAGSASPSWMNDIMASSDLSSLGNFAALTGTSRVSQDLDRQQRVGAVVAKNTGMRDDSATCPDVPRPPTKKPRDGSPTALSASEPSSSSTDEVAASPPSLAGHVDVVANAAR
- the LOC136494366 gene encoding CRIB domain-containing protein RIC10-like isoform X3 yields the protein MAYKVKGIFKGLKVFSRIFVKEHEMEIGYPTDVKHVTHIGWDSAAGSASPSWMNDIMASSDLSSLGNFAALTGTSRVSQDLDRQQRVGAVVAKNTGMRDDSATCPDVPRPPTKKPRDGSPTALSASEPSSSSTDEVAASPPSLAGHVDVVANAAR